In Aegilops tauschii subsp. strangulata cultivar AL8/78 chromosome 3, Aet v6.0, whole genome shotgun sequence, one genomic interval encodes:
- the LOC123497669 gene encoding zinc finger BED domain-containing protein RICESLEEPER 2-like translates to MASVIDRIRESMQYVKSSQGRMEKFNAMIARVGLACKNHPSLDVPTRWNSTYLMLESSLPFRAAFEALKETDKDYKSAPSASEWEMAEAICHLLGAFYTATKKISGRTYPTSHMYFYEVWNVKQIKEKEVISENPTIVAMVKEMEEKWMKYFEESFLTSSFGGGAEKYLTKVNSAMKILFAEYSSKYENTSDEGDEVAEEDVPAEAAFSNAGRIITTQRSSLTPSTVETLMCLEDWFRAADRQKAESTVGDRVDDQNDAGKT, encoded by the exons ATGGCGTCAGTTATTGATAGAATCAGAGAATCAATGCAGTATGTCAAGAGTTCTCAAGGCAGAATGGAGAAATTCAATGCGATGATTGCGCGGGTGGGACTTGCTTGTAAAAACCATCCTTCCCTGGATGTGCCTACCCGATGGAATTCAACGTACCTAATGCTTGAATCATCATTGCCGTTCAGAGCAGCGTTCGAAGCCTTGAAAGAAACTGACAAAGATTATAAATCTGCTCCTTCAGCTAGTGAATGGGAGATGGCCGAAGCTATTTGCCATCTTTTGGGCGCCTTTTACACAGCCACAAAGAAAATCTCGGGTAGGACATATCCCACCTCTCACATGTACTTCTATGAGGTCTGGAATGTGAAGCAGATAAAGGAGAAAGAAGTCATAAGTGAAAATCCTACCATTGTTGCCATGGTGAAAGAGATGGAGGAGAAATGGATGAAATATTTTGAGGAGTCGTTCTTAACAAGTT CTTTTGGTGGTGGCGCCGAGAAATATCTTACCAAGGTGAATAGTGCGATGAAGATCCTATTTGCTGAATATTCATCTAAATATGAAAACACTTCTGATGAAGGTGATGAGGTTGCAGAGGAGGATG TGCCTGCAGAGGCTGCATTCAGCAATGCTGGAAGGATCATCACTACTCAAAGAAGTAGTTTGACCCCGAGTACTGTTGAGACGCTGATGTGCCTCGAGGATTGGTTTCGAGCAGCTG ATCGCCAAAAGGCGGAATCAACAGTTGGAGACCGTGTGGATGATCAAAATGATGCTGGAAAAACCTAG